TCTAACATATTAATTGGCAAGACTGCTCAAACCTTAAATGCACTTCAACATATAATAGATAAGATTTTTAACCTGGAAGATGAAAGCGACAAACAATTTATCTTGGACGTAGAAAATTATAGAGACAGAATTCTGACTTATCTTAAAGAAAAAGCCACTTCTCTTGCTGCAAATGTATTAAGGACCGGAAAGCCGGCTAAAATGCCTCCTATGGTGACAATGATTAGAAAAGAGATTCATATGTCGGTAAAAGAAATTAAAGGTGTTAAAACAGAAAGTTACGGTAACGGAGACATAAAAACTCTTTACATTGTCCCAGAAAAAGGTAAAAAGAAGAGAGAGAGAAGATAATATGATTATTAAATTTCTATTAACTGCATTCCTCATTTATATTACCTTTACCCTTTTTAGAAACAGTAAAAAGCTGTCCGGTGATAAAAAGGATGAAATAGCAGCTACCCCCGTTGAGCTTGTCAAAGATCCTATTTGTGAAACCTTTGTTGAAATGGAAACTCCCTATAAGGTAAAATTGTATGACAATATATATTATTTTTGCTCAGAAGAGTGCAGAGACAAATTTATAGCCAAAAATAAAAAGGAAGGTTAGTATGCAAATTTTTTTAGATACTGCAAATATAGAAGAGATAAAAGAGATTAGCTCTCTTGGAATATTAGATGGTGTTACAACCAACCCAAGTCTGATAGCCAAAGAGAAAAAAGATTTCAAATCTACAATAAAGGCCATTTGTGATATAGTCAAAGGTCCTGTCAGTGCTGAAGTTATTGCAACAGATTATGAAGGGATGATAACTGAAGCTGAAGAGCTTGTAAAGATAAGTGAATATGTTGTTGTAAAAATCCCTTTCACTTTGGACGGGCTTAAGGCTACAAGATATTTATCTGACAAAGATATCCCCGTGAATATGACCCTTATTTTTTCTCCGAATCAAGCCGTCCTTGCCTGTAAGGCTGGAGCAAGATATATCAGTCCATTTGTTGGAAGACTTGATGACATAGGGCATGACGGGATGGAGCTTGCTATCCAGTGCCAGGATATTGTTGATACATACGGATATGAAACAGAAGTAATTGCAGCAAGCGTCAGACATCCGGAACACGTATTAAAAATTATGGAAAACGGCATTGATATAGCGACACTTCCACACAAAGTTGTAATGCAAATGCTGAAACACCCGCTTACTGATATTGGGATTGAGAAATTCCTTTCCGATTGGAAAAATGCAAATAAATAATTTAAGGGAGCGTTTTTAGCTCCCTTTTTTATTTCAAATATAAACCTTCTACAATCTTTTTTAAATTCTCTATCGGCCTTGCATCTACACTAACTTTTGTAATCTTTTCTTCACTTGAATAGATAATAACAGGTCTTTTAAAATCTTCCTTGTGATTTGAACCATGAATTTTATCATGCCCCGCATGGTCAGATGTAATAACAAGAAGATAAGGCTTACTATTTTCAAGTTTTTTAAATAGATATCCAAGCATTTCATCAATAAAGTTAAACTCTTCCATATACTCTTTTGACATCCACCCGCTCTCAGGCCCTACAAAATCAAGACCGCTTACGTGTAAAAAAATAAATTGTTTTTCATTTGGATTTAAAAATTTTACTGTTTCCTCAATAGCGTTATCTCTTGAATATTTTTCATAATCCACATAACTGTCTGCAAGAAAACCAAGCTTTGGCTTGCTGTAAATAAAAGCCGTCCCGTAACCTGATTTCTTTGCTGTCAAAAAAAGTGTTGGCTTTTCAATCTTTTTATCCCCCTTCTTCCACACATTATCAGTTTTCCCGTTTTGCTGAGGAGTAAGCCCTGTAATCATAGATGTATGTGCAATCAATGTTTTTGGCGGAATTGTACTTTTGCCGTCAGGTATGTACAAACCATTTTTTATATATTTAAAAATATTTGGACAATTAACTTCCGTAACAGCATCAGGGTGCAAAGCATCTATAGATATTATTACAATCTTGTCAAACTGTCCGCTAATTGCCGATAAATTAAAAGAAAAAATTAGTACAATTATTGAATA
The window above is part of the Deferrivibrio essentukiensis genome. Proteins encoded here:
- the fsa gene encoding fructose-6-phosphate aldolase; the protein is MQIFLDTANIEEIKEISSLGILDGVTTNPSLIAKEKKDFKSTIKAICDIVKGPVSAEVIATDYEGMITEAEELVKISEYVVVKIPFTLDGLKATRYLSDKDIPVNMTLIFSPNQAVLACKAGARYISPFVGRLDDIGHDGMELAIQCQDIVDTYGYETEVIAASVRHPEHVLKIMENGIDIATLPHKVVMQMLKHPLTDIGIEKFLSDWKNANK
- a CDS encoding Jag N-terminal domain-containing protein; the protein is MKYFEIEAQSIDEAIDKVVSEQKYPREFIEAEVIEEGSKGFLGIGRKNGLYKIKVNDYEYLKRKIKLTLTEILEKMDIHNFRVEIIEDYPTCKFNIISEDSNILIGKTAQTLNALQHIIDKIFNLEDESDKQFILDVENYRDRILTYLKEKATSLAANVLRTGKPAKMPPMVTMIRKEIHMSVKEIKGVKTESYGNGDIKTLYIVPEKGKKKRERR
- a CDS encoding alkaline phosphatase family protein; this translates as MKIIYSIIVLIFSFNLSAISGQFDKIVIISIDALHPDAVTEVNCPNIFKYIKNGLYIPDGKSTIPPKTLIAHTSMITGLTPQQNGKTDNVWKKGDKKIEKPTLFLTAKKSGYGTAFIYSKPKLGFLADSYVDYEKYSRDNAIEETVKFLNPNEKQFIFLHVSGLDFVGPESGWMSKEYMEEFNFIDEMLGYLFKKLENSKPYLLVITSDHAGHDKIHGSNHKEDFKRPVIIYSSEEKITKVSVDARPIENLKKIVEGLYLK